The following proteins come from a genomic window of Microbacterium sulfonylureivorans:
- a CDS encoding M23 family metallopeptidase gives MVILMLTVSAFLLTPLFAIPFATLGSAVAAAAPERGTMPAVSGEWGYPLAGDYLKGRGFGYNPVVGCSYCSTDHQGYDMAQGCGSTVFAAGPGRVITAGAYQGYGNAVRIDHGDGLVTLYGHMQWDSLRAAVGDSVTAGTPLGAEGNTGKSFGCHLHFEVISNGISVDPQPFMASRGLPLI, from the coding sequence ATGGTGATCCTGATGCTGACGGTATCAGCGTTCCTCCTCACCCCGCTGTTTGCGATCCCCTTCGCGACGCTCGGATCGGCCGTTGCCGCCGCGGCGCCGGAGCGGGGCACGATGCCCGCCGTCAGCGGCGAATGGGGCTACCCACTGGCGGGCGACTACTTGAAGGGACGCGGGTTCGGCTATAACCCGGTGGTCGGCTGCAGCTACTGCTCGACCGACCATCAGGGGTACGACATGGCGCAGGGATGCGGCAGCACCGTCTTCGCCGCCGGTCCCGGACGGGTCATCACGGCCGGCGCGTACCAGGGTTACGGAAACGCGGTCCGTATCGATCACGGCGATGGGCTGGTCACCCTCTACGGGCACATGCAGTGGGATTCGCTGCGCGCCGCGGTTGGGGACTCGGTGACCGCGGGCACGCCGCTGGGGGCGGAGGGCAACACCGGCAAGTCGTTCGGCTGCCACCTGCACTTCGAAGTCATCTCCAACGGCATCTCGGTCGACCCGCAGCCGTTCATGGCGTCCCGCGGCCTCCCCCTCATCTGA